The DNA window GGGCAGGAATAAGCTTGTTGCTGCGCAGCACTTTGGGAACAAGAACGCGACTGCGGCGGCCCTTGACAGCGCCCCGCATTGCCCGGGAAGTGGCGTGATCCGCGCCGATGCGCCCACCCAATGAAGAGACGTTCGATGGACATGCTCAATCCCTATTGCGGCGTCGACCGTGACCCGCGCGGCGTCGTCCGGCTGACGATCTGCAACGCGGGCTCACTCAACATTTTGGGAACGGCCGCCATCAATGGCGTTCGCGAAGGGCTGCAAACACTGGCGAAGGACCGGCAGATCCGCGTGCTTGTGATCGCCGGCCAGAGCGAAAAGAGCATGATCGGCGGCGCCGACATCAAGGAAATGGCCAGGCTCGATCAGAAGTCCGCCGAGACATTCATCACGGGCCTGCGAGATCTCTGTGAAGCCGCGCGTGCCTTTCCGGGGCCCGTGATCGCGCGGATGCCGGGCTGGTGTCTCGGCGGAGGCCTGGAATTTGCCGCCGCCTGCGATTTCCGGATCGCGGCGCACGACGCCAAATTCGGCATGCCGGAAGTCAGGGTCGGTATTCCCTCGGTTATCCACGCGGCGCTGTTGCCGCGGCTGATCGGCTGGGGCCGCGCCCGCTGGCTGGTGATGACGGCCGAGACCATCGACGCCCCTACCGCACTGGCCTGGGGCCTTGTCGACGCGGTGGCGCCGCAAGGCGGTCTCGATGCCGCTGTGGAACATACGGTCAAGGCCTTGCTCGAATGCGGCCCGGAAGCGTTGCGCGCGCAAAAAGCGCTGCTCCGGCAATGGGAGGAACTGCCGCTGAAGGAATCCGTCGACCTCAGCATCGGCGTGTTCGGGCAATCGTTCCTGAGCGGCGAGCCGCAGCGGCTGATGCAGGGCTTTATCGACCGCAAGCGCTAGCCTCCACTTCACGACAAATTTAGGCCGCTGCCGCCGTTGCAATTTTTGCAGCGCATCATATGATGGATATCATCTAACTGCATGAGGAGCGCCTGCCATGGCCAAAGCTTCCGATCCGGTCGTCATCGTTTCCGCCGCGCGCACCCCGCTTGGCAAGTTCATGGGTGACCTCACGCCGTTCAGCGCGCACAAACTCGGTTCCCATGTGATCGGCGCTGCGGTGGAACGGGCGAAATTGTCGCCCGACCGGATCGACGAGGTGTTCATGGGCTGCGTGCTTCCGGCCGGACAGGGCCAGGCCCCGGCACGACAGGCCGCCCGCGGCGCCAAACTGCCGGACGCAACCGGCGCCACCACGATCAACAAGGTGTGCGGCTCCGGCATGAAAGCCACCATGCTGGCGCATGACATCATCAACGCCGGCTCGGCCGAGATCGTGGTGTCCGGCGGCATGGAGAGCATGAGCAATGCCCCCTATCTGCTGGCGAAAGCACGCGGCGGCTACCGCGTTGGCCATGATCGCATCATCGACCACATGCTGATGGACGGCCTCGAAGACGCCTACGAAGTCGGCCGCTCGATGGGGGATTTCGGTGAATCAACCGCCGAAGCCTACCAGTTCACCCGCAAGGACCAGGACGTCTACGCCATGGAGACGCTGACCCGGGCGCGCAAGGCGGTCGAAGGCGGCGCGTTCAAGGCCGAGATCGTGCCGCTCACGGTCACGGAAAAGGCCGGTCCGCGCAGCATCGGCAATGACGAGATTCCGCTCAAGGTCGATCCCGCCAAGATTCCGGGACTAAAGCCGGCGTTCCGCGCCAACGGCACGATCACGCCGGCGGCGTCCTCGGCGAATGCCGATGGCGCGGCAGCGCTGGTGCTGGCGCGGCGCTCACTCGCTGACCGCGATGGCCTGCCCGTTTTGGCTGAGATCAAGGGCCACGCCACCCACAGCCAGGAACCGCAATGGTTCACGACCGCGCCGATCCCCGCGATCCGCAAGCTGCTCGACAAGGTCGGCTGGAGCGTCAGCGATGTCGACCTGTTCGAGATCAATGAAGCCTTCGCGGTGGTGCCGATGGCGGCGCAGCGCGATCTCGGCATTCCGCGCGAGAAGCTGAACATCAATGGCGGCGCCTGCGCGCTCGGCCATCCCATCGGCGCCACCGGGGCGCGCCTGATCGTAACGCTGCTGCATGCGCTCGAAGCGCATGGCCTGAAGCGCGGCGTCGCCGCGCTCTGCATCGGCGGCGGCGAAGCCACAGCGATCGCGATCGAGCGGAGCATGCACTAGCCTTCGTGGCGCATGTCCGAAAATGAGGGAACTATGGCATTTTAGCCAAGCAGCCCTTGCATTAGGATGCGCAGATCAAGCAACAAAACTCTCCAAGCAAAAACTTCTGAGGCTCAATGATCTCGAATTGGCTGTCGGCCGCCCTCGCCCGCCGAAACATTCACTACGGCTGGGTGATGGTCGGTGTGACATTTCTGACCGCGCTGGTCAGCGCCGGCGCGGTCGGCGCGCCCGGCGTGTTCATCGTGCCCCTGCAAAAGGAATTCGGCTGGACCACCGCACAGATTTCCTCGGCGCTGTCGATCCGCTTCATGCTGTTCGGGCTGATGGCGCCGTTCGCAGCCGCGCTGATGAACCGCTACGGCCTGCGCAACGTGACGCTGTCGGCGCTGCTGATCGTGGTGACGGCGCTGGTGCTGTCGCTCGGAATGACCGAGGTCTGGCAATTGATGCTGCTATGGGGCGTCGTGGTCGGCATCGGCACCGGCATGACCGCGCTGGTGCTGGGCGCGACCGTTGCCGCGCGCTGGTTCACGGACCGGCGCGGACTGGTGGTGGGTATTCTGACCGCGAGTGCGGCGACCGGACAGTTGGTGTTCCTGCCGCTGCTGGCGAGCCTGACCGAGCGGATGGGCTGGCGAACCGGCCTCGGGCTGATGTGCGTGATGCTGGGCGTCGCGGCGTTCGCGGTGCTGATGGTGATGCGCGATCGCCCTGGTGATGTGGGCTTGCGGCCGTTCGGCGACGAGGGCACCCAACCGCTGCCGGCGCCGGCGCCAAACAATGCGCCCATTATGGCCGCGGCGCTCGGCACGCTGCGCGATGCGGCCAAAACCCGCGCGTTCTGGATTCTGTTTGCGACCTTCTTCATCTGCGGCGCCAGCACCAATGGCCTGGTCCAGGTCCATCTGATTCCGATGTGCCTCGATTTCGGCATTCCGCAGGTGCAGGCGGCGAGCCTGCTCGCTGCCATGGGCATCTTCGATTTCTTCGGCACCATTGCCTCGGGCTGGCTGTCGGACCGCTACGACAACCGGTATCTGCTGTTCTGGTATTACGGGTTGCGCGGCCTGTCGCTGGTGTCGCTGCCGTTCACCGACTTCTCGTTCTACGGCCTGTCGCTGTTTGCGATGTTCTATGGGCTGGACTGGATCGCGACCGTGCCGCCGACGGTGCGGCTGACCGCGCAACGGTTCGGGCCGGAGCGCGCCAATCTGGTGTTTGGCTGGATTTTCGCGGGCCATCAATTGGGCGCGGCCACCGCGGCATTCGGCGCCGGCCTGTCGCGAACCCTGCTCGCGACCTATCTGCCGGCGTTCTTCGTCGCCGGCGCGCTGTGCATCATCGCGTCGTTGATGGTGCTCGGCATGGCACGGCAGCCGAAGCCGGTGACGGCGTGACCTAGCGGCGCCAGACCAGACGACTAATCACGGCACTTTCTCCACGTCATGCCCGGGCTTGTCCCGGGCATCTACGTCTTTCTTAAATGCTGCTTGCTGAAGACGTGGATGGCCGGGACAAGCCCGGCCATGACGATAAACCAACAGAGGTATGTTATTTCTTTGCGAGCAAGAACTACGGCCTGATCGTCATGTTGGTCGCGGGACCGGGCGTGCGGATCGGCTCGGCGAGGCGGGCGAATTCGCACAGCAGCGAGCGGGTCTTGCGCGGGTCGATGATCTCCTCGACCCAGAATTTTTCGGCCGAGCGGAACGGCGAGCGCAGCTTGTTGAGGCGGTCTTCGATCTCTTTCAGCTTAGCGGCCGGATCTTCGGCGGCGTCGATGTCGGCGCGATAGGCCGCCTCGATGCCGCCTTCCAGCGGCAATGAGCCCCAATACGCCGATGGCCAGGCGTAGCGGATCGAGAACCGGTCGGCCGGCTGATGCACGACGCCGGCAACGCCGAAGGAATTGCGCACGATAATCGTGCACCAGGGCACGGTGGTCTGGTTGACCGCGGCCATCGCGCGCACGCCGTGGCGGATGGTGGCGGCTTTCTCGGCCTCAAGCCCGATCATGAAGCCCGGGCAATCCATCAGATAAACAACGGGCAGATGGAAGGTCTCGGCGAAATCGACCCAGCGCACCACCTTCTGACAGGCTTCCGCGGTCCACGATCCGCCATAGTGAAAGGGATCGCTGGCGAGCAACAGCACCGCGCGGCCTTCGAGCCGCGCCAGACCGACGATCATCGGGCGGCCGAAATTGGCGTTCACCTCGAAGAAAGAGCCCTTGTCGACGACGGCCTCGATGATGGGACGCATCTTGTAGACCTGCCGGCGGCTGCGCGGCACCGCCTTCATCAGCGATTCCTCTGATCGTTCCGGATCGTCGTCGCATGGAATTGTCGGCGGCAGTTCGTAGACCGACGACGGCAAATAAGACAGGAAACGCCGCGCGCAGGCGAACGCCTCTTCCTCGGTATCGACGGCATGATCGATGCCGCCAGCGCGGGTCTGGATATCAGCGCCGCCAAGCTCCTGCTTGGT is part of the Bradyrhizobium canariense genome and encodes:
- a CDS encoding acyl-CoA carboxylase subunit beta — its product is MNWKPELDDLARREAFAREMGGVDKVKRQRDQGRLTVRERIDKLIDQKSFHEIGAISGIAEYDEHGELKQLTPANCVFGRGKIDGRPVVVVGDDFTVRGGSADASISAKPLMAEEMAHDFRLPIIRVIEGSGGGGSVKTIETKGAANLPGGIGGTRWYWYTTANMARVPVVGLGLGSVAGLGAARLAASHYSVMTKSSAMFVAGPPVVKRLGQDLTKQELGGADIQTRAGGIDHAVDTEEEAFACARRFLSYLPSSVYELPPTIPCDDDPERSEESLMKAVPRSRRQVYKMRPIIEAVVDKGSFFEVNANFGRPMIVGLARLEGRAVLLLASDPFHYGGSWTAEACQKVVRWVDFAETFHLPVVYLMDCPGFMIGLEAEKAATIRHGVRAMAAVNQTTVPWCTIIVRNSFGVAGVVHQPADRFSIRYAWPSAYWGSLPLEGGIEAAYRADIDAAEDPAAKLKEIEDRLNKLRSPFRSAEKFWVEEIIDPRKTRSLLCEFARLAEPIRTPGPATNMTIRP
- a CDS encoding MFS transporter, which produces MISNWLSAALARRNIHYGWVMVGVTFLTALVSAGAVGAPGVFIVPLQKEFGWTTAQISSALSIRFMLFGLMAPFAAALMNRYGLRNVTLSALLIVVTALVLSLGMTEVWQLMLLWGVVVGIGTGMTALVLGATVAARWFTDRRGLVVGILTASAATGQLVFLPLLASLTERMGWRTGLGLMCVMLGVAAFAVLMVMRDRPGDVGLRPFGDEGTQPLPAPAPNNAPIMAAALGTLRDAAKTRAFWILFATFFICGASTNGLVQVHLIPMCLDFGIPQVQAASLLAAMGIFDFFGTIASGWLSDRYDNRYLLFWYYGLRGLSLVSLPFTDFSFYGLSLFAMFYGLDWIATVPPTVRLTAQRFGPERANLVFGWIFAGHQLGAATAAFGAGLSRTLLATYLPAFFVAGALCIIASLMVLGMARQPKPVTA
- a CDS encoding acetyl-CoA C-acyltransferase, whose translation is MAKASDPVVIVSAARTPLGKFMGDLTPFSAHKLGSHVIGAAVERAKLSPDRIDEVFMGCVLPAGQGQAPARQAARGAKLPDATGATTINKVCGSGMKATMLAHDIINAGSAEIVVSGGMESMSNAPYLLAKARGGYRVGHDRIIDHMLMDGLEDAYEVGRSMGDFGESTAEAYQFTRKDQDVYAMETLTRARKAVEGGAFKAEIVPLTVTEKAGPRSIGNDEIPLKVDPAKIPGLKPAFRANGTITPAASSANADGAAALVLARRSLADRDGLPVLAEIKGHATHSQEPQWFTTAPIPAIRKLLDKVGWSVSDVDLFEINEAFAVVPMAAQRDLGIPREKLNINGGACALGHPIGATGARLIVTLLHALEAHGLKRGVAALCIGGGEATAIAIERSMH
- a CDS encoding enoyl-CoA hydratase, whose amino-acid sequence is MDMLNPYCGVDRDPRGVVRLTICNAGSLNILGTAAINGVREGLQTLAKDRQIRVLVIAGQSEKSMIGGADIKEMARLDQKSAETFITGLRDLCEAARAFPGPVIARMPGWCLGGGLEFAAACDFRIAAHDAKFGMPEVRVGIPSVIHAALLPRLIGWGRARWLVMTAETIDAPTALAWGLVDAVAPQGGLDAAVEHTVKALLECGPEALRAQKALLRQWEELPLKESVDLSIGVFGQSFLSGEPQRLMQGFIDRKR